In Streptococcus sp. SN-1, a single genomic region encodes these proteins:
- the recU gene encoding Holliday junction resolvase RecU: MVNYPHKISSQKRQTSLSQPKNFANRGMSFEKMINATNDYYLSQGLAVIHKKPTPIQIVRVDYPQRSRAKIVEAYFRQASTTDYSGVYNGYYIDFEAKETKQKRAIPMKNFHPHQIQHMEQVLAQQGICFVLLHFSSQQETYLLPAFDLIRFYHQDKGQKSMPLGYIREYGYQIKLGAFPQIPYLDVIKEHLLGGKQDE, from the coding sequence ATGGTCAACTATCCTCATAAAATTTCATCACAAAAAAGACAAACATCTCTTTCTCAACCCAAAAATTTCGCAAATCGAGGAATGTCTTTTGAAAAGATGATCAATGCTACCAACGACTACTATTTGTCTCAGGGATTGGCAGTTATACACAAGAAACCAACTCCTATTCAAATCGTACGAGTGGACTATCCACAACGAAGTCGTGCCAAGATTGTTGAAGCCTATTTTCGACAAGCTTCAACGACAGACTATTCTGGCGTTTATAATGGATATTACATCGACTTTGAAGCTAAGGAAACAAAACAAAAACGTGCGATTCCGATGAAAAATTTCCATCCACATCAGATTCAGCATATGGAACAAGTCCTTGCCCAACAAGGAATCTGCTTTGTCCTTCTTCACTTTTCTTCTCAGCAAGAAACCTACTTATTGCCGGCATTCGATTTGATTCGCTTCTATCATCAAGATAAGGGACAAAAATCAATGCCACTTGGATACATACGAGAATACGGTTACCAGATAAAACTAGGGGCATTTCCACAAATTCCCTATCTCGATGTTATCAAAGAACATTTACTAG
- the mvaD gene encoding diphosphomevalonate decarboxylase produces the protein MDREPVTVRSYANIAIIKYWGKKKEKEMVPATSSISLTLENMYTETTLSPLPANVTADEFYINGQLQNEAEHAKMSKIIDRYRPAGEGFVRIDTQNNMPTAAGLSSSSSGLSALVKACNAYFKLGLNRSQLAQEAKFASGSSSRSFYGPLGAWDKDSGEIYPVETDLKLAMIMLVLEDKKKPISSRDGMKLCVETSTTFDDWVRQSEKDYQDMLVYLKENNFAKVGELTEKNALAMHATTKTASPAFSYLTDASYEAMDFVRQLREQGEACYFTMDAGPNVKVLCQEKDLEHLSEIFGQRYRLIVSKTKDLSQDDCC, from the coding sequence ATGGATAGAGAGCCTGTAACAGTACGTTCCTACGCAAATATTGCTATTATCAAATATTGGGGAAAGAAAAAAGAAAAAGAGATGGTGCCTGCTACTAGCAGTATTTCTCTGACTTTGGAGAATATGTATACGGAGACAACTTTGTCGCCTTTACCAGCCAATGTAACGGCTGACGAATTTTACATCAATGGTCAGCTACAAAATGAGGCGGAGCATGCCAAGATGAGCAAGATTATTGACCGTTATCGTCCAGCTGGTGAGGGCTTTGTTCGAATTGATACTCAAAATAATATGCCGACTGCAGCGGGCTTGTCATCAAGTTCTAGTGGTTTGTCTGCCTTGGTCAAGGCTTGTAATGCTTATTTCAAGCTTGGTTTGAATCGGAGCCAGTTGGCGCAGGAGGCTAAATTTGCTTCAGGCTCTTCTTCTCGGAGTTTTTATGGACCACTAGGAGCCTGGGACAAGGATAGCGGAGAAATTTACCCTGTAGAGACAGACTTGAAACTAGCTATGATTATGTTGGTGCTAGAGGACAAGAAAAAACCAATTTCTAGCCGTGACGGTATGAAACTTTGTGTGGAAACCTCAACGACCTTTGACGACTGGGTGCGTCAGTCTGAGAAGGACTATCAGGATATGCTGGTTTATCTCAAAGAAAATAATTTTGCCAAGGTTGGGGAATTGACTGAGAAAAATGCCCTAGCTATGCACGCTACGACCAAAACAGCATCACCAGCCTTTTCTTATCTGACGGATGCCTCTTATGAAGCCATGGACTTTGTTCGCCAGCTCCGTGAGCAAGGAGAAGCCTGCTACTTTACCATGGATGCTGGTCCCAATGTCAAGGTCCTCTGTCAGGAGAAAGACTTGGAGCATTTATCAGAAATCTTCGGTCAACGTTATCGCTTGATTGTGTCAAAAACAAAGGATTTGAGCCAAGATGATTGCTGTTAA
- a CDS encoding phosphomevalonate kinase — MIAVKTCGKLYWAGEYAILEPGQLALIKAIPIYMKGEIAFSDSYRIYSDMFDFAVDLTPSPDYSLIQETIALVEDFLSYRGQTLRPFSLEIRGKMEREGKKFGLGSSGSVVVLVVKALLALYNLSVNQNLLFKLASAVLLKRGDNGSMGDLACIVAEDLVVYQSFDRQKVAAWLEEENLATVLERDWGFSISQVKPTLECDFLVGWTKEVAVSSHMVQQIKQNINQNFLTSSKETVASLVEALEQGKVEKSIEQVEAASKLLEGLSADIYTPSLRQLKEASQDLQAVAKSSGAGGGDCGIALSFDTQSTETLKNRWADLGIELLYQERIGHDDKS, encoded by the coding sequence ATGATTGCTGTTAAAACTTGCGGAAAACTCTATTGGGCAGGCGAATATGCTATTTTAGAGCCTGGGCAGTTAGCCTTGATAAAGGCAATTCCCATCTATATGAAGGGGGAGATTGCTTTTTCTGATAGTTACCGTATTTATTCGGATATGTTTGATTTCGCAGTAGATTTGACACCAAGTCCTGATTATAGCTTGATTCAAGAAACGATTGCTTTAGTGGAAGATTTCCTGAGTTATCGTGGGCAAACCTTGCGACCTTTTTCTTTGGAAATTCGAGGAAAAATGGAACGAGAAGGGAAAAAGTTTGGTTTAGGCTCTAGTGGCAGCGTCGTTGTCTTGGTTGTCAAGGCTCTGCTGGCTCTGTATAATCTTTCGGTTAATCAGAATCTCTTGTTCAAGTTGGCCAGCGCGGTCTTGCTCAAGCGAGGAGATAATGGTTCCATGGGAGATCTTGCCTGTATCGTGGCAGAGGATTTGGTTGTCTACCAGTCTTTTGATCGCCAGAAGGTAGCTGCTTGGTTGGAAGAAGAAAACTTGGCGACAGTTTTAGAGCGTGATTGGGGCTTTTCAATTTCACAAGTGAAACCAACTTTAGAATGTGATTTCCTAGTGGGATGGACCAAGGAAGTGGCTGTATCAAGTCACATGGTCCAGCAAATCAAGCAAAATATCAATCAGAATTTTTTAACTTCCTCAAAAGAAACGGTGGCTTCTTTGGTAGAAGCCTTGGAACAGGGGAAAGTAGAAAAAAGTATCGAGCAAGTAGAAGCAGCCAGCAAGCTCTTAGAAGGTTTGAGCGCAGATATTTACACGCCTTCGCTCAGACAGTTGAAAGAAGCCAGTCAAGATTTGCAGGCTGTTGCCAAGAGTAGCGGCGCTGGTGGTGGAGACTGTGGCATTGCCTTGAGTTTTGATACGCAATCAACTGAAACCTTAAAAAATCGTTGGGCCGATCTGGGGATTGAGCTCTTATATCAAGAAAGGATAGGACATGACGACAAATCGTAA
- a CDS encoding DUF1273 domain-containing protein → MTTALVLGYSAFDLGLFSDKDPRLKLIKKAIRKDLEAMAADGVTWLVFTGTLGFEYWVLEVAQEMKTEYGFQLATIFAFETHGENWNEGNQMKLSRFKQVDFVKYAYPRYEHKGQLRDYQQFLLENTNSSYLFYDEENETKLAYFYQKMKNQEDYFIKRLTFDQLNELAENFSEN, encoded by the coding sequence ATGACTACAGCTTTGGTTTTAGGCTATTCTGCTTTTGATTTGGGTTTGTTTTCTGACAAGGATCCTCGTCTTAAATTGATTAAAAAAGCGATACGTAAAGATTTAGAAGCTATGGCAGCAGATGGGGTGACTTGGCTTGTATTTACAGGGACTTTGGGCTTTGAATATTGGGTTTTAGAGGTTGCTCAGGAAATGAAGACAGAGTACGGTTTCCAGTTGGCCACCATTTTTGCTTTTGAAACCCATGGGGAAAATTGGAATGAAGGCAATCAGATGAAACTGAGTCGTTTTAAGCAAGTAGACTTTGTCAAATATGCCTATCCTCGCTATGAACACAAAGGTCAGTTAAGAGATTACCAGCAGTTTTTACTGGAAAATACGAATAGTTCTTATCTTTTTTATGATGAGGAAAATGAAACGAAACTAGCTTATTTTTACCAAAAGATGAAAAATCAAGAGGACTATTTTATAAAGAGATTAACATTTGATCAGCTAAATGAACTTGCTGAAAATTTTTCCGAAAATTGA
- a CDS encoding cell division site-positioning protein MapZ family protein, which translates to MTKKRRNRHKKEGQEPRFDFDEAKELTVGQAIRKNEEVEAGVLPEDSILDKYVKQHKDEIEADKFATRQYKKEELVEKEEAVTSTLDDLLQEIREATEDESSVPEDDLSQFDDLEFTRDSEVSPVEEFETEEVPLVGAEEDLTLSRVPDSEDEKNKKKWVIYGILVTLAVLILGTAYYVYRQVNRSTQEIQNAQSSSSEQNIQPILEDFNSQYDAFYTDSNKTALKNSQFDKLSQLKTLLDKLEGSREHTLAKSKYDSLATQIKAIQDVNAQFEKPAIVDGVLDTNAKAKSDAKFTDIKTGNTEIDKVLDKAISLGKSQQTSASSSSSSQTSSSNSSQASSNTTSETKPSSSNETRSSRSEVNMGLSSAGVAVQRSASRVPYNQSAIDDSNNSAWDFADGVLEQILATSRSRGYITGNQYILERVNIVNGNGYYNLYKPDGTYLFTLNCKTGYFVGNGSGHADALDY; encoded by the coding sequence ATGACTAAGAAAAGACGGAATCGTCATAAAAAAGAAGGCCAAGAACCGCGATTTGATTTTGATGAAGCAAAAGAGCTAACAGTTGGTCAAGCCATTCGTAAAAATGAAGAAGTGGAAGCAGGGGTCTTACCTGAAGATTCCATTTTGGACAAGTATGTGAAACAACATAAAGATGAAATTGAGGCGGATAAGTTTGCGACTCGTCAATACAAAAAAGAGGAGTTAGTCGAAAAAGAAGAAGCTGTTACCTCGACTCTTGATGATTTGCTTCAAGAGATTCGTGAGGCAACAGAAGATGAGTCCTCAGTACCAGAAGATGACTTGAGTCAGTTCGATGATTTAGAATTCACACGCGATTCAGAAGTTTCCCCTGTCGAAGAATTTGAGACTGAAGAAGTACCATTGGTTGGAGCGGAAGAGGATCTCACACTTTCTCGAGTTCCAGATAGTGAAGATGAAAAAAATAAGAAGAAATGGGTGATTTATGGGATTCTAGTAACCTTAGCGGTTCTTATCCTTGGAACTGCTTATTATGTTTACCGTCAAGTGAATCGCTCGACACAGGAAATCCAAAATGCTCAATCATCGTCTAGTGAGCAGAATATTCAGCCGATTTTAGAAGATTTCAATAGCCAATACGATGCCTTCTATACAGATAGCAATAAAACGGCTTTGAAAAATAGCCAGTTTGATAAGCTGAGTCAACTGAAGACCTTGCTTGATAAGCTGGAAGGTAGTCGTGAACATACGCTTGCCAAATCTAAGTATGATAGTCTAGCAACGCAAATCAAGGCCATTCAAGATGTCAATGCACAATTTGAAAAACCAGCTATTGTTGATGGTGTTTTGGATACCAATGCCAAAGCCAAATCGGATGCTAAATTTACAGATATCAAAACTGGCAATACTGAGATTGATAAAGTGCTAGATAAGGCTATCAGCCTTGGTAAGAGCCAGCAAACAAGCGCTTCGAGCTCAAGCTCAAGTCAAACTAGCAGTTCAAACTCTAGTCAAGCAAGTTCAAATACGACTAGTGAGACAAAACCAAGTAGTTCAAATGAGACTAGAAGTAGTCGCAGTGAAGTCAATATGGGTCTATCAAGTGCAGGGGTTGCTGTTCAAAGAAGTGCGAGTCGTGTTCCCTATAATCAGTCTGCTATTGATGATAGTAACAACTCTGCCTGGGATTTCGCTGATGGTGTCTTAGAACAAATTCTAGCGACTTCACGTTCACGTGGTTATATCACTGGTAACCAATACATCCTCGAACGTGTTAATATCGTTAATGGTAATGGTTATTACAACCTCTATAAGCCAGATGGAACCTATCTCTTTACCCTTAACTGTAAGACAGGATACTTTGTTGGAAATGGTTCTGGACATGCGGATGCCTTGGACTACTAA
- a CDS encoding response regulator transcription factor, which translates to MGKRILLLEKERNLAHFLSLELQKEQYRVDQVEEGQKALSTALQTDYDLILLNARLGDMTAQDFAEKLSRTKPASVIMVLDHREELQDQIETIQHFAVSYIYKPVIIDNLVARISAIFRGRDFIDQHCSQMKVPTSYRNLRMDVEHHTVYRGEEMIALTRREYDLLATLMGSKKVLTREQLLESVWKYESATETNIVDVYIRYLRSKLDVKGQKSYIKTVRGVGYTMQE; encoded by the coding sequence ATGGGGAAACGGATTTTATTACTTGAGAAAGAACGAAATCTAGCTCATTTTTTAAGTTTGGAACTCCAAAAAGAGCAATACCGAGTTGATCAGGTTGAGGAGGGGCAAAAAGCCCTCTCCACGGCTCTTCAGACAGACTATGACTTGATTTTATTGAATGCTCGTCTGGGGGATATGACAGCCCAGGATTTTGCAGAGAAGCTGAGTAGGACTAAGCCTGCCTCAGTCATTATGGTCTTGGACCATCGCGAAGAATTGCAAGATCAGATTGAAACAATCCAACACTTTGCCGTTTCTTACATCTATAAGCCGGTTATTATTGACAATTTGGTGGCTCGTATTTCAGCGATTTTCCGAGGTCGGGACTTTATCGATCAACACTGCAGTCAGATGAAGGTTCCAACGTCTTACCGCAATCTGCGTATGGATGTAGAACATCATACCGTTTATCGTGGCGAAGAGATGATTGCTCTGACCCGTCGCGAGTATGACCTCTTGGCTACTCTGATGGGAAGCAAGAAAGTTCTGACTCGTGAGCAGTTGTTGGAAAGTGTCTGGAAGTATGAAAGTGCGACCGAAACAAATATCGTGGATGTCTACATCCGTTATCTACGTAGCAAGCTTGATGTAAAAGGTCAAAAAAGCTACATTAAAACAGTGCGTGGTGTTGGTTACACCATGCAAGAATAG
- the gndA gene encoding NADP-dependent phosphogluconate dehydrogenase has product MTKANFGVVGMAVMGRNLALNIESRGYTVAIYNRSKEKTEDVIACHPEKNFVPSYDVESFVNSIEKPRRIMLMVQAGPGTDATIQALLPHLDKGDILIDGGNTFYKDTIRRNEELANSGINFIGTGVSGGEKGALEGPSIMPGGQKEAYELVADVLEEISAKAPEDGKPCVTYIGPDGAGHYVKMVHNGIEYGDMQLIAESYDLMQHLLGLSAEDMAEIFTEWNKGELDSYLIEITADILSRKDDEGQDGPIVDYILDAAGNKGTGKWTSQSSLDLGVPLSLITESVFARYISTYKEERVHASKVLPKPAAFKFEGDKAELIEKIRQALYFSKIISYAQGFAQLRVASKENNWNLPFADIASIWRDGCIIRSRFLQKITDAYNRDADLANLLLDEYFLDVTAKYQQAVRDIVALAVQAGVPVPTFSAAITYFDSYRSADLPANLIQAQRDYFGAHTYQRKDKEGTFHYSWYDEK; this is encoded by the coding sequence ATGACAAAAGCTAACTTTGGTGTCGTAGGTATGGCCGTAATGGGTCGTAACCTTGCCCTTAATATTGAATCTCGTGGTTACACAGTTGCTATCTACAACCGTAGTAAAGAAAAAACTGAAGATGTAATTGCTTGCCATCCTGAAAAGAACTTTGTACCAAGCTATGACGTTGAAAGTTTTGTAAACTCAATCGAAAAACCTCGTCGTATCATGCTTATGGTTCAAGCTGGACCTGGTACAGATGCTACTATCCAAGCCCTTCTTCCACACCTTGACAAAGGTGATATCTTGATTGACGGAGGAAACACTTTCTACAAAGATACAATCCGTCGTAACGAAGAATTGGCAAACTCAGGCATCAACTTTATCGGTACTGGGGTTTCTGGTGGTGAAAAAGGTGCCCTTGAAGGTCCTTCTATCATGCCCGGTGGACAAAAAGAGGCCTACGAATTGGTTGCTGACGTTCTTGAAGAAATCTCAGCTAAAGCGCCAGAAGATGGCAAACCATGTGTGACTTACATCGGTCCTGATGGAGCTGGTCACTATGTGAAAATGGTTCACAATGGTATTGAGTATGGTGATATGCAATTGATCGCAGAAAGCTATGACTTGATGCAACACTTGTTAGGTCTTTCAGCAGAAGATATGGCTGAAATCTTTACTGAGTGGAACAAGGGTGAATTGGACAGCTACTTGATCGAAATCACAGCTGATATCTTGAGCCGTAAAGATGATGAAGGCCAAGATGGACCAATCGTAGACTACATCCTTGATGCTGCAGGTAACAAGGGAACTGGTAAATGGACTAGTCAATCATCACTTGACCTTGGTGTGCCATTGTCACTCATCACTGAGTCAGTATTTGCTCGCTACATTTCAACTTACAAAGAAGAACGTGTACATGCTAGCAAGGTTCTTCCAAAACCAGCTGCTTTCAAATTTGAAGGAGACAAGGCTGAGTTGATTGAAAAAATCCGTCAAGCCCTTTACTTCTCAAAAATTATTTCATACGCACAAGGTTTTGCTCAATTGCGTGTAGCTTCTAAAGAAAATAACTGGAACTTGCCATTTGCAGATATCGCATCTATCTGGCGTGATGGCTGTATCATCCGTTCTCGTTTCTTGCAAAAAATTACAGACGCTTACAACCGTGATGCAGACCTTGCTAACCTTCTTTTGGATGAATACTTCTTGGATGTTACTGCTAAGTACCAACAAGCAGTGCGTGATATCGTAGCTCTTGCTGTTCAAGCTGGTGTGCCAGTGCCAACTTTCTCAGCAGCTATTACTTACTTTGATAGCTACCGTTCAGCTGACCTTCCGGCTAACTTGATCCAAGCGCAACGTGACTACTTTGGTGCCCACACTTACCAACGTAAAGACAAAGAAGGAACATTCCACTACTCTTGGTATGACGAAAAATAA
- the gpsB gene encoding cell division regulator GpsB, translating to MASIIFSAKDIFEQEFGREVRGYSKVEVDEFLDDVIKDYETYAALVKSLRQEIADLKEELARKPKPSPVQAEPLEAATTSSMTNFDILKRLNRLEKEVFGKQILDNSDF from the coding sequence ATGGCAAGTATTATTTTTTCAGCGAAAGATATTTTTGAACAAGAGTTTGGGCGTGAAGTCCGTGGATATAGCAAGGTAGAAGTTGATGAGTTTTTAGACGATGTCATTAAGGACTATGAAACCTATGCTGCCTTGGTCAAGTCACTTCGTCAGGAAATTGCGGATTTGAAGGAAGAATTAGCTCGTAAACCGAAACCTTCACCAGTTCAAGCAGAACCCCTTGAAGCGGCAACTACAAGTTCTATGACGAATTTTGATATTTTGAAACGCCTGAATCGTCTTGAAAAAGAAGTTTTTGGTAAACAAATTTTAGATAACTCAGATTTCTAA
- a CDS encoding N-acetylmuramoyl-L-alanine amidase family protein, with translation MKIIKKLMQIALAVFFFGLLATSAVLADDADSEGWQFVQENGRTYYKKGEIKEKAWRVIDGKTYYFDHVSGEMVVGWQYIPFPSKGSTIAPYPNGLRLESMPMPRWYYFNQDGVLQEFVSKQVLEAKTATNTNKHHGEQYDTPDEKRVYYFEDQRSYHTLKTGWIYDEGHWYYLQKDSGFDARIDSLTVGELVRGWIHDNSTWYYLDTTSAAMQTGWKQLGNKWYYLRSSGAMATGWYQEGSTWYYLDQSNGDMKIGWQYLGNKWYYLRSSGAMATGWFQVGSKWYYAYSSGALAVNTTVDGYSVNYNGEWVQ, from the coding sequence ATGAAAATAATAAAAAAATTGATGCAAATTGCATTAGCAGTCTTTTTCTTCGGTTTGCTAGCGACAAGTGCAGTATTGGCGGATGATGCTGATTCAGAAGGTTGGCAATTTGTCCAAGAAAATGGTAGAACCTACTACAAGAAGGGTGAGATCAAAGAAAAGGCCTGGCGAGTGATTGATGGCAAGACCTATTATTTTGATCATGTATCAGGAGAAATGGTTGTCGGCTGGCAATATATCCCGTTTCCATCTAAAGGTAGTACAATTGCTCCTTACCCAAATGGTTTGAGATTAGAATCTATGCCAATGCCAAGATGGTATTACTTTAATCAAGATGGGGTACTACAAGAATTTGTTAGCAAGCAAGTTTTAGAAGCAAAAACTGCTACAAACACCAACAAACATCATGGGGAACAATATGATACCCCAGACGAAAAACGTGTTTATTATTTTGAAGATCAGCGTAGCTATCACACTTTAAAAACTGGTTGGATTTATGACGAGGGGCATTGGTATTATTTACAGAAGGATAGTGGCTTCGATGCTCGTATCGACAGTTTAACGGTTGGGGAGCTAGTGCGTGGCTGGATCCATGATAACTCAACTTGGTACTATCTCGATACAACAAGTGCTGCAATGCAAACTGGTTGGAAACAACTTGGCAATAAGTGGTACTACCTTCGTTCATCAGGAGCCATGGCGACGGGTTGGTATCAGGAAGGCTCAACTTGGTATTATTTAGACCAGTCAAATGGTGATATGAAAATTGGCTGGCAATACCTCGGTAACAAGTGGTACTATCTCCGTTCATCAGGAGCTATGGCAACTGGCTGGTTCCAGGTCGGTAGTAAATGGTACTATGCTTATAGCTCAGGTGCCTTGGCAGTGAATACCACTGTAGATGGCTATTCTGTCAACTATAATGGCGAATGGGTTCAATAA
- the mvk gene encoding mevalonate kinase yields the protein MTKKVGVGQAHSKIILIGEHAVVYGYPAISLPLLEVEVTCKVLPAASPWRLYDEDTLSMAVYASLEHLNIKDACIRCEIDSAIPEKRGMGSSAAISIAAIRAVFDYYQAELSHDVLEILVNRAEMIAHMNPSGLDAKTCLSDQPIRFIKNVGFTELEMDLSAYLVIADTGVYGHTREAIQVVQSKGKDALPFLHSLGELTHQAEDTIRQKDAEGLGQILSQAHLHLKEIGVSSPEADHLVETALNHGALGAKMSGGGLGGCIIALADNLTQAQELAERLEEKGAVQTWIESL from the coding sequence ATGACAAAAAAAGTTGGTGTCGGTCAGGCACATAGTAAGATTATTTTGATAGGGGAGCATGCGGTCGTTTACGGCTATCCTGCCATTTCCCTACCTCTTTTGGAAGTGGAGGTGACTTGTAAGGTGCTTCCTGCAGCGAGTCCTTGGCGTCTCTATGATGAGGATACCTTGTCCATGGCGGTTTATGCTTCGCTTGAGCATCTAAATATCAAGGATGCTTGCATTCGCTGCGAGATTGACTCGGCTATCCCTGAGAAACGGGGGATGGGTTCGTCAGCAGCTATTAGCATAGCGGCCATTCGTGCGGTTTTTGACTACTATCAGGCAGAACTGTCTCATGATGTACTAGAAATTTTGGTCAATCGGGCTGAGATGATTGCTCATATGAATCCTAGTGGTCTGGATGCTAAGACCTGTCTCAGTGACCAGCCTATTCGCTTTATCAAGAACGTAGGATTTACAGAACTTGAGATGGACTTATCCGCCTATTTGGTGATTGCAGATACGGGCGTCTATGGTCACACTCGTGAAGCTATTCAAGTGGTTCAGAGCAAGGGCAAGGATGCTCTACCGTTTTTGCATTCTTTGGGAGAATTGACCCATCAGGCAGAGGATACGATTAGACAAAAAGATGCTGAAGGGCTGGGGCAAATCCTTAGTCAAGCGCATTTACATCTAAAAGAAATTGGTGTTAGTAGCCCTGAGGCAGACCATCTGGTAGAAACGGCTCTTAACCATGGTGCTCTGGGTGCCAAGATGAGTGGTGGTGGGCTTGGAGGCTGTATCATAGCCTTGGCAGACAATTTGACACAAGCACAAGAACTAGCAGAAAGATTAGAAGAGAAAGGAGCTGTTCAGACATGGATAGAGAGCCTGTAA
- a CDS encoding class I SAM-dependent RNA methyltransferase, producing the protein MKKEFNLIATVAAGLEAVVGREVRELGYDCQVENGRVRFQGDVRAIIETNLWLRAADRIKIIVGTFPAKTFEELFQGVFALDWENYLPLGARFPISKAKCVKSKLHNEPSVQAISKKAVVKKLQKHYARPEGVPLMENGPEFKIEVSILKDVATIMIDTTGSSLFKRGYRTEKGGAPIKENMAAAILQLSNWYPDKPLIDPTCGSGTFCIEAVMIARKMAPGLRRSFAFEEWNWVSDRLIQEVRTEAAKKVDRELELDIMGCDIDARMVEIAKANAQAAGVAGDITFKQMRVQDLRSDKINGVIISNPPYGERLSDDAGVTKLYAEMGQVFAPLKTWSKFILTSDEAFESKYGSQADKKRKLYNGTLKVDLYQYFGQRVKRQEVK; encoded by the coding sequence ATGAAAAAAGAATTTAATTTAATTGCAACTGTGGCAGCAGGTCTTGAAGCTGTTGTGGGACGAGAAGTGCGAGAGTTGGGCTACGATTGTCAGGTTGAAAATGGACGTGTTCGTTTTCAAGGAGACGTGAGAGCTATTATCGAAACCAACCTCTGGCTTCGAGCAGCAGATCGTATCAAGATCATCGTAGGAACTTTCCCAGCTAAGACTTTTGAAGAGCTGTTTCAGGGAGTTTTTGCTTTAGATTGGGAAAATTATTTACCACTCGGAGCTAGGTTCCCGATTTCCAAGGCCAAATGTGTTAAATCTAAACTTCACAATGAGCCGAGTGTTCAGGCTATTTCTAAGAAAGCTGTTGTCAAGAAATTGCAGAAACACTATGCCCGCCCAGAAGGTGTTCCTCTGATGGAGAATGGCCCAGAGTTTAAGATTGAGGTCTCTATTCTCAAAGATGTGGCAACTATCATGATTGATACGACCGGGTCTAGCCTCTTTAAACGTGGTTATCGTACCGAAAAAGGGGGAGCCCCTATCAAGGAAAACATGGCGGCAGCCATTTTACAACTTTCTAACTGGTATCCAGACAAGCCTTTGATTGATCCGACCTGTGGTTCGGGGACTTTCTGTATTGAGGCAGTTATGATTGCTCGAAAGATGGCTCCAGGACTTCGTCGCTCTTTTGCTTTTGAAGAATGGAACTGGGTCAGCGATCGCTTGATTCAAGAAGTGCGCACAGAGGCGGCCAAAAAAGTGGATCGTGAGCTGGAACTGGATATCATGGGCTGTGATATCGATGCACGTATGGTAGAAATTGCTAAGGCCAATGCTCAGGCAGCTGGTGTTGCAGGAGACATTACTTTTAAGCAGATGCGCGTGCAGGATTTACGTTCTGATAAAATCAATGGCGTGATTATCTCCAATCCGCCTTATGGAGAACGTTTATCAGATGATGCAGGAGTTACCAAGCTCTATGCTGAGATGGGGCAAGTATTTGCACCACTGAAAACTTGGAGTAAGTTTATCCTAACTAGTGATGAAGCATTTGAAAGCAAGTATGGTAGTCAGGCGGATAAGAAACGTAAGTTATACAACGGAACCCTGAAAGTGGATCTGTATCAATATTTTGGTCAGCGTGTTAAACGCCAAGAGGTAAAATAG